Genomic window (Chloroflexaceae bacterium):
TTGATCGGCATCGGCGTGGCCCTGGTGGGGCTGGGGTTGCTGTTCCTGCTCCTGGGGCGCGTGCCCTGGCTGGGGCGCCTGCCGGGCGACATTGTGATCGAGCGCCCGGGCCTTACCGTCTACATCCCCCTCGGAACCATGCTCCTCATCAGTCTGGTGCTGACCCTCCTGG
Coding sequences:
- a CDS encoding DUF2905 domain-containing protein — translated: LIGIGVALVGLGLLFLLLGRVPWLGRLPGDIVIERPGLTVYIPLGTMLLISLVLTLLANLIGRFWR